A region of Mesorhizobium sp. AR02 DNA encodes the following proteins:
- a CDS encoding glycosyltransferase yields the protein MDDVVSRTQRFVACSRSVRDYLVSEHKIATDAIDVVPSAVPQAGADHSRTEIQRLESRRLAGWPMDKAIVVGSGIGVPFRKGADLFIEVARILRARGVEDYHFYWLGSFPERERDTALGTWSQHLDRLRADGLDEKVTFLGDVDDVRAYLRGADLFLLTSREEPFARVVLEAASAELPVICFAGSGGAPEFVEEDAGIIVGWTNTVAMADATLKLIRDQPLRAKLGRQASAKARRHFSTDRVFPRLLSTMRKVASKPPAVSIIVPNFNCARYLHERMDSILGQSFQDFELIILDDASTDDSQSILDYYAGVYGTRVIVNERNSGAPYPQWFKGVALASADLIWIAEGDDVSDPSFLETLVPLFRDPSVKFAFCASKIINDRSEIVGDYPSSPYLTDLSDFKWKRSYQVSAEQEVNEGLGVKNTVINISAAVFRKFDITPDFVGQVLSLPVGGDWYFILEAIRNGSVAYESAMLNQHRRHGDSLTSVITAPPSEALLRTRQLIHQHVLHTYETDLAIKLKMAEHVVQLWNQLFPGRPAEGMESLYSLSKLGEFPPKPPESSEIALT from the coding sequence ATGGACGATGTCGTTTCCCGCACGCAGAGATTCGTAGCGTGCTCCCGAAGTGTCCGTGACTATCTGGTGTCCGAGCACAAAATTGCGACGGACGCCATAGACGTAGTCCCAAGTGCGGTTCCGCAAGCCGGCGCCGATCACAGTCGTACGGAAATCCAGCGCCTTGAAAGCCGCCGCCTTGCCGGCTGGCCGATGGACAAGGCCATCGTCGTCGGATCGGGCATCGGAGTTCCCTTCCGCAAAGGGGCCGACCTCTTTATCGAGGTCGCCCGAATTCTTCGGGCACGCGGGGTTGAAGACTATCATTTCTACTGGCTCGGCTCGTTTCCGGAGCGGGAAAGGGACACAGCTCTCGGCACGTGGTCGCAGCACCTCGACAGGTTGCGGGCGGACGGGTTGGACGAAAAGGTCACATTCCTGGGTGATGTCGACGATGTGCGCGCCTATTTGCGGGGTGCCGATCTGTTTCTCCTGACATCCCGCGAAGAGCCGTTCGCCCGCGTTGTGCTGGAAGCGGCATCCGCCGAGTTGCCGGTGATCTGCTTCGCAGGGAGCGGCGGGGCACCGGAGTTCGTCGAAGAGGATGCCGGCATCATCGTCGGATGGACTAATACTGTCGCGATGGCCGATGCCACGCTGAAACTGATCCGGGACCAGCCATTGCGGGCAAAGCTCGGCAGGCAGGCGAGCGCGAAGGCGCGCCGGCATTTTTCCACCGACCGGGTCTTTCCGCGCCTGCTGTCGACCATGCGTAAGGTGGCAAGCAAGCCCCCCGCTGTCTCGATCATCGTGCCGAACTTCAACTGCGCCCGCTATCTGCACGAACGGATGGACAGTATTTTGGGGCAGTCCTTTCAGGATTTCGAACTCATCATCCTGGATGATGCCTCGACAGACGATAGCCAATCGATTCTGGATTATTATGCGGGCGTCTATGGCACCCGTGTCATCGTCAATGAACGCAATTCCGGCGCACCTTATCCTCAATGGTTCAAGGGCGTGGCGCTTGCAAGCGCCGATTTGATCTGGATCGCCGAAGGCGACGACGTATCGGACCCGAGTTTCCTCGAAACACTCGTGCCGCTGTTTCGCGATCCAAGCGTGAAGTTTGCCTTTTGCGCATCGAAGATCATCAACGACAGAAGCGAGATCGTCGGCGACTATCCGTCCAGCCCGTACCTCACCGATCTCTCCGATTTCAAATGGAAACGCAGCTATCAGGTTTCGGCCGAACAGGAAGTCAACGAAGGGCTGGGCGTCAAGAACACGGTCATCAACATCAGTGCGGCGGTCTTTCGGAAGTTCGACATCACGCCGGATTTCGTCGGGCAGGTCTTGTCCCTGCCGGTGGGCGGCGATTGGTACTTTATCCTCGAGGCAATCCGTAATGGCTCGGTCGCCTATGAGTCTGCAATGCTCAACCAGCACCGGCGGCATGGGGACAGCCTGACCAGCGTCATCACGGCTCCCCCTTCAGAGGCACTGCTCCGCACGCGGCAGCTGATTCATCAGCATGTGCTGCACACATACGAAACAGATCTGGCCATCAAGCTGAAGATGGCCGAACATGTCGTGCAGCTCTGGAACCAGCTCTTCCCCGGGCGCCCGGCCGAAGGGATGGAGAGCTTGTATTCGCTCAGCAAATTGGGCGAGTTCCCCCCGAAACCACCAGAGAGCAGTGAGATTGCTCTAACTTAA
- a CDS encoding ABC transporter ATP-binding protein: protein MNTGAGKSWPGATAPVTAGAVLDIANLSVSVRGEEGEREVVSNLSLTLARGETLCIAGESGSGKSMTALAIMQLLPQPAARISSGKIRLGDTNLADLDERQMRRIRGDRIAMIFQEPMTSLNPVLSIGRQLTESIEVHTSLSQAEARQRAIEALKAVRISEAESRLKQFPHELSGGMRQRVMIAMALALEPDVLIADEPTTALDVTVQGEVLELLRDLQRQHGTSVILITHDMGVVAEMADRVIIMRHGRMVEQGNTADIFARPQADYTRELLAAVPRIGSGVGRQKSKDATEVSKSANVADVKDLHVRFDLRGGVFGRVTRRVHAVEGVSFSIAPNETLALVGESGCGKSTTAKALAGLVPYSGDIVIGGRNLSGLGRDERKAVRRDVQMIFQDPFASLDPRMRVGDLVAEPLVIHGIASKDERRERVAALFERVGLSADQMELYPHEFSGGQRQRVCIARALALRPKLIIADESVSALDVSVQARVLDLLKELQREFGVAYLFISHDMAVVENISDRVAVMYLGQIVEMGTRDQVFSNPRHPYTRRLIEAVPVPDPAQRRSRFARLDQEIPSATRRIGEAPLKLALQDVGKGHLVAAGN from the coding sequence ATGAACACAGGCGCGGGCAAAAGCTGGCCCGGGGCAACCGCCCCGGTGACGGCCGGAGCGGTGCTCGACATCGCCAACCTCTCCGTCAGCGTGCGCGGCGAGGAGGGCGAGCGCGAAGTCGTCTCCAACCTCTCCCTGACGCTGGCGCGTGGCGAAACGCTATGCATTGCCGGCGAATCCGGCTCCGGCAAGTCGATGACGGCGCTAGCAATCATGCAGCTCCTGCCGCAACCTGCCGCGCGCATTTCGTCTGGAAAAATCCGACTTGGCGACACCAATCTGGCTGATCTCGATGAGCGGCAGATGCGTCGCATTCGCGGCGACCGCATCGCCATGATCTTCCAGGAGCCGATGACCTCGCTCAACCCTGTGCTGTCGATCGGCCGGCAGCTGACCGAATCGATCGAGGTGCATACCAGCCTGTCGCAGGCTGAGGCGCGTCAACGCGCCATCGAGGCGCTGAAGGCGGTGCGCATTTCGGAAGCCGAAAGCCGGCTAAAGCAGTTTCCGCACGAACTCTCCGGTGGCATGCGCCAGCGGGTGATGATCGCCATGGCGCTGGCGCTCGAGCCGGATGTGCTGATCGCCGACGAGCCGACGACGGCGCTCGACGTCACCGTGCAAGGCGAGGTGCTGGAGCTCTTGCGCGACCTGCAGCGCCAGCATGGCACCAGCGTCATCCTCATCACCCACGATATGGGCGTGGTCGCCGAGATGGCCGACCGCGTCATCATCATGCGGCACGGCCGCATGGTCGAGCAAGGGAACACAGCCGACATCTTCGCCCGGCCGCAAGCCGATTATACGCGTGAGCTGCTCGCCGCCGTGCCGCGCATCGGCAGCGGCGTGGGGCGGCAAAAATCCAAGGATGCTACCGAAGTTTCGAAGTCGGCCAACGTCGCCGATGTCAAAGACCTGCATGTCCGCTTCGATCTGCGCGGCGGCGTCTTCGGCCGGGTCACCCGCCGGGTCCATGCGGTCGAGGGCGTCAGCTTTTCGATCGCACCCAACGAGACGCTGGCGCTGGTCGGCGAATCCGGCTGCGGCAAGTCGACCACTGCCAAGGCGCTGGCCGGGCTGGTGCCTTACAGCGGCGACATCGTCATAGGCGGGCGCAATTTGTCCGGCCTCGGCCGTGACGAGCGCAAGGCCGTACGCCGCGACGTGCAGATGATTTTCCAGGACCCTTTCGCCTCGCTCGACCCACGCATGCGCGTCGGCGACCTCGTCGCCGAGCCGCTGGTCATCCACGGCATCGCCTCGAAGGACGAGCGCAGGGAGCGCGTCGCGGCGCTGTTCGAGCGCGTCGGCCTGTCGGCCGATCAGATGGAGCTCTATCCGCACGAATTCTCGGGTGGCCAGCGCCAGCGCGTCTGTATCGCCCGCGCTCTCGCCTTGCGGCCAAAGCTGATCATCGCCGATGAAAGCGTGTCGGCGCTCGACGTCTCGGTGCAGGCGCGCGTGCTCGACCTTTTGAAGGAATTACAGCGCGAATTCGGCGTCGCCTATCTCTTCATCTCGCATGACATGGCGGTGGTAGAGAACATCTCCGACCGCGTCGCCGTCATGTATCTCGGCCAGATCGTCGAGATGGGCACGCGCGACCAGGTCTTTTCCAACCCGCGCCACCCCTACACGAGGCGGCTGATCGAAGCCGTGCCGGTGCCGGACCCGGCGCAGCGCAGAAGCCGCTTCGCCCGCCTCGACCAGGAAATCCCGAGCGCCACCCGCAGGATCGGCGAGGCACCGCTGAAACTGGCATTGCAGGATGTCGGCAAAGGGCACCTCGTCGCTGCCGGTAATTAA
- a CDS encoding acetamidase/formamidase family protein translates to MCNNCDYTIHGRHHHFGWDNSFVPAERVAPGSTIEFQCLDSSGGQLKADSTVADIAKLDFAGINPVTGPIFVEGAEPGDALKVTIEMFKPSGFGWTGNIPGFGLLADDFKEPALNIWKYDAASLEPALFGKNARVPLKPFAGTIGNAPAEMGLHSVVPPRRVGGNLDIRDLAAGTTLYLPVEVAGALFSVGDTHAAQGDGEVCGTAIESPMDVVLKLDLVKDARLKTPRFTTPGPVTRHLDAKGYEVTTGIGPDLMTGAKEAVAQMVDLLAGRYKIDPVEAYMLASVCGDLRISEIVDMPNWVVSFYFPRCVFE, encoded by the coding sequence ATGTGCAATAACTGCGACTACACCATCCACGGGCGCCATCACCATTTCGGCTGGGACAATTCCTTTGTCCCGGCCGAGCGGGTTGCGCCCGGCTCGACCATCGAGTTCCAGTGCCTCGATTCCTCCGGCGGCCAGTTGAAGGCCGATAGCACGGTCGCCGATATCGCCAAGCTCGACTTCGCCGGGATCAATCCGGTGACCGGGCCGATCTTCGTCGAGGGCGCCGAGCCCGGTGACGCGCTGAAGGTGACGATCGAGATGTTCAAACCGTCCGGCTTCGGCTGGACGGGGAACATTCCGGGTTTCGGCCTGCTCGCCGACGACTTCAAGGAGCCGGCGCTCAACATCTGGAAATACGACGCCGCTTCGCTGGAACCGGCGCTGTTCGGCAAAAATGCGCGTGTGCCACTGAAACCTTTCGCCGGCACCATCGGCAATGCGCCGGCGGAGATGGGCCTTCACTCGGTCGTGCCGCCCCGGCGCGTCGGCGGCAATCTCGACATCCGCGATCTCGCCGCCGGCACGACGCTGTACCTGCCGGTGGAGGTGGCCGGTGCGCTGTTCTCGGTCGGCGACACCCATGCCGCGCAAGGCGACGGCGAGGTCTGCGGCACGGCAATCGAAAGCCCGATGGATGTCGTGCTCAAGCTCGACCTGGTCAAGGACGCCAGGCTGAAGACGCCGCGCTTCACCACGCCGGGTCCGGTGACACGCCATCTCGACGCCAAGGGCTATGAGGTGACGACCGGCATCGGCCCCGATTTGATGACTGGGGCCAAGGAAGCGGTGGCGCAGATGGTCGACCTGCTCGCCGGGCGCTACAAAATAGACCCGGTCGAAGCCTACATGCTGGCCTCGGTGTGCGGCGATCTTCGCATATCGGAAATCGTCGACATGCCGAACTGGGTGGTGTCGTTCTACTTCCCGCGCTGCGTGTTTGAATGA
- a CDS encoding ABC transporter substrate-binding protein, protein MKKFLASTVAASALALALMLGMASARAEDTIDPNAKQGGAITITYKDDVATLDPAIGYDWQNWSMIKSLFDGLMDYEPGTTNLKPDLAESYEISPDGKTFTFKLRHGVKFHNGREMTADDVKYSLDRVTNPKTQSPGAGFFGSIKGYDDVAAGKATSLSGVTVVDPYTVKFELTRPDATFLHVMAINFSHVVPKEEVEKYGADFGKHPVGTGAFKLAEWTLGQRIVFERNPDYWHKGLPHLDKITFEIGQEPIVALLRLQKGEIDVPGDGIPPAKFQEVMADPEQKARVVEGGQLHTGYVTMNTTMAPFDNVKVRQAVNMAINKARIIQIINGRAVPANQPLPPSMPGYDKEYKGYPYDVAKAKALLAEAGHPDGFDTQLFAMNTDPNPRIAQAIQQDLAAIGIKASIQSLAQANVIAAGGDKAGAPMIWSGGMAWIADFPDPSNFYGPILGCAGAVPGGWNWSWYCNKDLDAKAAEADSVVDPAKAVERDKMWSAIYDKVMEDAPWAPVFNEQRFTMKSARMGGADNLYVDPVHIPINYDNVYVKDVQ, encoded by the coding sequence ATGAAAAAATTTCTGGCCTCCACTGTAGCGGCATCGGCGCTGGCGCTGGCGCTGATGCTTGGCATGGCAAGCGCGCGTGCTGAGGACACCATTGATCCCAACGCCAAGCAGGGCGGCGCCATCACCATCACCTACAAGGACGATGTCGCGACGCTCGATCCGGCGATCGGCTACGACTGGCAGAACTGGTCGATGATCAAGAGCCTGTTCGACGGTCTGATGGACTACGAGCCGGGCACCACCAACCTTAAGCCCGACCTTGCCGAAAGCTACGAGATTTCGCCCGACGGCAAGACCTTCACCTTCAAGCTGCGCCACGGTGTGAAATTCCACAATGGCCGCGAGATGACGGCCGACGACGTGAAATATTCGCTCGACCGCGTCACCAATCCGAAGACGCAGAGCCCGGGTGCGGGCTTCTTCGGCTCGATCAAGGGCTATGACGATGTCGCCGCCGGCAAGGCGACAAGCCTCTCCGGTGTCACCGTCGTCGACCCCTATACGGTCAAGTTCGAGCTGACCCGCCCCGACGCCACCTTCCTGCATGTCATGGCCATCAACTTCTCGCATGTCGTGCCGAAGGAAGAGGTCGAGAAATACGGCGCCGATTTCGGCAAGCATCCGGTCGGCACCGGCGCCTTCAAGCTCGCCGAATGGACGCTCGGCCAACGCATCGTCTTCGAGCGCAATCCGGATTACTGGCACAAGGGCCTGCCGCATCTCGACAAGATCACCTTCGAGATCGGCCAGGAGCCGATCGTGGCGCTGCTGCGCCTGCAGAAGGGCGAGATCGACGTGCCCGGCGACGGCATTCCGCCGGCAAAATTCCAGGAGGTGATGGCCGATCCCGAACAGAAGGCGCGCGTCGTCGAAGGCGGCCAGCTGCACACCGGCTACGTCACCATGAACACCACCATGGCGCCGTTCGACAATGTGAAGGTGCGCCAGGCCGTCAACATGGCGATCAACAAGGCGCGCATCATCCAGATCATCAACGGCCGCGCCGTGCCGGCCAACCAGCCGCTGCCACCGTCGATGCCGGGCTACGACAAGGAATACAAGGGCTATCCTTATGACGTCGCCAAGGCCAAGGCGCTGCTTGCCGAGGCCGGCCATCCCGACGGTTTCGACACGCAATTGTTCGCCATGAACACCGATCCCAACCCGCGCATCGCCCAGGCGATCCAGCAGGATCTGGCGGCGATCGGCATCAAGGCCAGCATCCAGTCGCTCGCCCAGGCCAACGTCATCGCCGCTGGCGGCGACAAGGCCGGCGCGCCGATGATCTGGTCCGGCGGCATGGCCTGGATCGCCGATTTCCCGGATCCGTCCAACTTCTACGGCCCGATCCTTGGCTGCGCGGGCGCGGTGCCCGGCGGCTGGAACTGGTCGTGGTACTGCAACAAGGACCTCGACGCCAAGGCGGCCGAGGCCGACTCGGTGGTTGACCCGGCGAAGGCCGTAGAGCGCGACAAGATGTGGAGCGCCATCTACGACAAGGTGATGGAGGACGCGCCGTGGGCACCGGTCTTCAACGAACAGCGCTTCACCATGAAGTCGGCGCGCATGGGCGGTGCCGACAACCTCTATGTCGACCCGGTCCATATCCCGATCAACTATGACAATGTGTACGTAAAAGATGTGCAATAA
- a CDS encoding ABC transporter permease, which yields MIAYLGRRLIQSLLILLGVSLITFALLYLLPADPVRQIAGRSATPQTVENIRQQLGLDQPFVVQYWRYLTKLVSGDLGRSYIQRSEVTELIVSRLPASLLLMVGAILCELLIGLSMGLIAAVKRGTATDQTLMVASFVGVSAPQFVVGLLLLYVFAVRLSWFPIGGYGTWRHLVLPSLTMGILGAGWYARMMRSSMIDVLRQDYVRTARAKGLARSAIIFRHALPNAILPVIAMIGIDIGIFMGGIVVVESVFGWPGIGQLAWQAIQRVDIPIIMGVTLVSAFAIVLGNLLADIIAPFIDPRIKLR from the coding sequence ATGATCGCCTATCTCGGCCGCCGCCTCATCCAGTCGCTGCTCATCCTGCTCGGCGTCTCGCTGATCACCTTTGCACTGCTCTATCTCCTGCCGGCCGACCCGGTGCGCCAGATCGCCGGCCGCAGCGCCACGCCGCAGACGGTCGAGAACATCCGCCAGCAGCTTGGCCTCGACCAGCCCTTCGTCGTCCAGTACTGGCGCTATCTGACCAAGCTCGTCAGCGGCGATCTCGGCCGCTCCTACATCCAGCGCTCCGAGGTCACCGAACTGATCGTCTCGCGGCTGCCGGCAAGCCTGCTCCTGATGGTCGGCGCTATCCTGTGCGAACTGCTGATCGGGCTCTCGATGGGCCTGATCGCCGCCGTCAAGCGCGGCACCGCCACCGACCAGACGCTGATGGTCGCCTCCTTCGTAGGTGTCTCGGCGCCGCAATTCGTCGTCGGGCTTTTGCTACTCTACGTCTTTGCCGTGCGGCTGAGCTGGTTTCCGATCGGCGGCTACGGCACCTGGCGTCATCTGGTGCTGCCCTCGCTCACCATGGGCATTCTCGGCGCCGGTTGGTACGCGCGCATGATGCGCTCGTCGATGATCGACGTGCTGCGCCAGGATTACGTGCGCACCGCCCGCGCCAAGGGCCTGGCACGCAGCGCCATCATCTTCCGCCATGCTTTGCCCAACGCCATCCTGCCGGTGATCGCCATGATCGGCATCGACATCGGCATCTTCATGGGCGGCATCGTCGTCGTCGAAAGCGTCTTCGGCTGGCCCGGCATTGGCCAGCTCGCCTGGCAAGCCATCCAGCGTGTCGACATCCCGATCATCATGGGCGTCACGCTGGTCTCGGCCTTCGCCATCGTGCTCGGCAATCTGCTCGCCGACATCATCGCGCCCTTCATCGACCCCCGTATCAAACTCAGATGA
- a CDS encoding ABC transporter permease — MTSPIAPDLTAPARMPVKPRPGVWRRLVKRRLALLGLVIVALVVVGAVLAPWLTGYDPNEQMFDGLTIEGSPLPPDAKFWLGTDLLGRDLLTRILYGARTSLIIGIVANGVALFIGTLVGVTAGYFRGWIGSALMRFTDLMMAFPALLLAICLAAVFQPSLWIVAMVIALVNWVQTARVIYTETSSLAEREFIDAERTIGAGAPRILFRHILPHLLPTIIVWGTLGISTTVLLEATLSFLGIGVQPPTASWGNIIFENQTYFQAAPWLVFFPGAAILALALAFNLIGDALRDILDPTQRGRA, encoded by the coding sequence ATGACCAGTCCCATCGCGCCTGATCTCACGGCGCCTGCGCGCATGCCGGTCAAGCCGCGCCCTGGCGTCTGGCGCCGGCTGGTCAAACGCCGTCTGGCACTGCTCGGCCTGGTGATCGTCGCCTTGGTCGTCGTCGGCGCCGTGCTCGCGCCTTGGCTGACCGGCTACGATCCCAATGAGCAGATGTTCGACGGCCTGACCATCGAGGGTTCGCCTCTGCCGCCGGATGCCAAATTCTGGCTCGGCACCGACCTGCTTGGCCGCGACCTGCTGACCCGCATCCTCTATGGCGCCCGCACGTCGCTGATCATCGGCATCGTTGCCAATGGCGTGGCGCTGTTCATCGGCACTTTGGTCGGCGTCACCGCGGGCTATTTCCGCGGCTGGATCGGCAGCGCGCTGATGCGTTTCACCGATTTGATGATGGCCTTCCCGGCGCTGCTGCTCGCCATTTGCCTGGCGGCGGTTTTCCAGCCGAGCCTGTGGATCGTCGCCATGGTCATCGCGCTGGTCAACTGGGTGCAGACCGCGCGCGTCATCTACACCGAGACGTCCTCGCTCGCCGAGCGTGAGTTCATCGATGCCGAGCGCACCATCGGCGCCGGCGCGCCGCGCATCCTGTTTCGCCACATCCTGCCGCATCTCCTGCCGACCATCATCGTCTGGGGCACGCTCGGCATTTCGACGACGGTGCTGCTGGAGGCGACGCTCTCCTTCCTCGGCATCGGCGTGCAGCCGCCGACGGCCTCCTGGGGCAACATCATCTTCGAGAACCAGACCTATTTCCAGGCCGCACCCTGGCTGGTGTTCTTCCCCGGCGCCGCGATCCTGGCGCTGGCGCTGGCCTTCAACCTGATCGGCGACGCGCTGCGCGACATACTCGACCCGACACAAAGGGGTCGGGCATGA
- a CDS encoding ANTAR domain-containing response regulator: MTRTPRIPNLGGARAFILHRPHPTVQAITRQLSAIGLITLDCWPELPPEALAADFVFFDVDLGFDEQFPWKPGEAPMPLVALIGSEAPGRIEWALSHKADAQLLKPVGNAGVYSALLIARQSFEARKHLAGEIASLRQRVAERQTIVRAVAALSKGTDDERAYAQLRSLAMSWQISVEDAARRIVAMTDEEGGDDQSHRA, translated from the coding sequence GTGACCAGAACGCCGCGCATCCCCAATCTCGGCGGCGCCAGGGCCTTCATCCTGCATCGCCCGCATCCGACGGTGCAGGCGATCACAAGGCAATTGTCGGCGATTGGCCTGATCACGCTGGATTGCTGGCCAGAGCTGCCGCCCGAGGCGCTGGCGGCCGATTTCGTCTTCTTCGATGTCGATCTCGGCTTTGACGAGCAATTCCCGTGGAAGCCGGGCGAAGCGCCGATGCCGCTGGTGGCGCTGATCGGCTCCGAGGCGCCCGGCCGCATCGAATGGGCGCTGTCGCACAAGGCCGACGCGCAGCTCCTGAAGCCAGTCGGCAATGCCGGCGTCTACAGCGCACTGCTGATCGCGCGGCAGAGTTTCGAAGCGCGAAAACACTTAGCCGGTGAAATTGCGTCGCTGCGCCAGCGCGTCGCCGAGCGCCAGACCATCGTGCGCGCGGTGGCGGCGCTGTCGAAAGGCACGGACGACGAGCGCGCCTATGCGCAGCTGCGCTCGCTGGCGATGAGCTGGCAGATCAGCGTCGAGGACGCCGCGCGCCGGATCGTGGCAATGACCGACGAGGAAGGCGGCGATGACCAGTCCCATCGCGCCTGA
- a CDS encoding transporter substrate-binding protein, protein MKRRIEIGILYSRSGSYQLVSDACRMGAMRAIADINADRSSGIELVPVERDPQSNADRYATLCEDIFKASSARHVVGCVTSWSRKETIPVLEKAGGMLWYACPYEGFEANEHVVYMHACPNQHLVPLMAHVVPRFGANGFLLGSNYIWGWEMNRVARDLIADAGGKVLGERYLRIGETDVSRLMAEIRATRPNFILNNLIGTSSYAFLAAYRDLGDEDPAFRPENCPVISCNLTEGELPAIGETGKGHLSVGPYFAPRPAAFASSFEASAYASVQVMADVLSRDPDAGPAEFSKAFAETRFSTRLGPIAIDAHSQHATLPVIIGRIADGFFEVVSREDEVAPDPYLSRYDPAKTFGRPRLRVVS, encoded by the coding sequence TTGAAGCGGCGCATCGAGATCGGCATCCTCTATTCCCGTTCGGGGAGCTATCAGCTCGTCTCCGATGCGTGCCGCATGGGTGCCATGCGCGCCATCGCCGACATCAATGCCGACCGCAGCTCAGGCATCGAGCTGGTGCCGGTCGAGCGCGATCCGCAGAGCAATGCCGACCGCTACGCGACGCTGTGCGAAGACATCTTCAAGGCCAGCAGCGCGCGCCATGTCGTCGGCTGCGTCACCTCCTGGAGCCGCAAGGAGACGATCCCCGTTCTGGAAAAGGCCGGCGGCATGCTCTGGTACGCTTGCCCCTATGAGGGGTTCGAGGCCAATGAGCATGTCGTCTACATGCACGCTTGCCCAAACCAGCATCTGGTGCCGCTGATGGCCCATGTCGTGCCGCGCTTCGGCGCCAACGGCTTCCTGCTCGGCTCGAACTATATCTGGGGCTGGGAGATGAACCGCGTCGCGCGCGACCTGATCGCAGACGCCGGCGGCAAGGTGCTGGGCGAACGCTATCTGCGTATTGGCGAGACCGACGTGTCGCGCCTGATGGCGGAAATCCGGGCGACGCGGCCGAACTTCATCCTCAACAATCTGATCGGCACCTCATCCTACGCCTTCCTCGCCGCCTATCGCGACCTGGGCGACGAGGATCCTGCCTTCCGTCCGGAAAACTGCCCGGTCATCTCCTGCAACCTCACCGAGGGCGAACTGCCGGCGATCGGCGAAACGGGCAAGGGGCATCTGTCGGTCGGGCCCTATTTCGCGCCGCGGCCGGCCGCCTTCGCCTCGTCCTTCGAGGCCTCCGCCTATGCCTCCGTGCAGGTGATGGCCGATGTGCTCTCGCGGGATCCCGATGCCGGCCCGGCGGAATTCTCAAAAGCGTTTGCTGAGACACGCTTCTCCACCCGGCTCGGGCCGATCGCCATCGACGCCCACTCCCAGCACGCGACGCTGCCGGTGATCATCGGCCGGATCGCGGACGGCTTCTTCGAGGTGGTCAGCCGCGAGGATGAGGTCGCGCCGGACCCCTATCTGTCGCGCTACGATCCCGCCAAGACATTTGGCCGTCCGCGCCTGCGGGTGGTGTCGTGA
- a CDS encoding helix-turn-helix domain-containing protein: protein MSQNSIPDFFVYGEPVRPLDVGFLHVETVLARSNIHHGQVAAHKHPQMGQITYWTSGSGTYRIEDQSWDFSAPAVSFVPSTIVHGFSIGPGTDAIVVSVADDALAALAGHSLLPLDRPVFADGLLQSAAWQRLAAVLEMIAAEYTEAQAGNDKVLPALIAVALSHIARLAPATIAAAPSSDASLAIGLRRLVDAHFRDNWPVERYVESLATTPHLLDKASRAVLGSGVKRVVSERRLLEAKRLLLFTVRTVEDIAYEIGFDDPAYFSRFFRERVGEAPAAWRRRQLQQS from the coding sequence ATGAGCCAAAATTCCATTCCCGACTTCTTCGTCTATGGCGAGCCGGTGCGGCCGCTCGACGTCGGTTTCCTGCATGTCGAGACAGTGCTCGCGCGGAGCAATATCCATCATGGCCAGGTTGCCGCGCACAAACATCCGCAGATGGGCCAGATCACCTACTGGACCAGCGGCTCCGGCACCTACCGTATCGAGGATCAGTCCTGGGACTTTTCGGCGCCCGCCGTCAGCTTCGTGCCGAGCACGATCGTGCATGGCTTCTCGATCGGCCCCGGCACCGACGCCATCGTCGTCTCGGTCGCCGACGATGCGCTTGCCGCCCTTGCCGGCCACAGCCTGCTGCCACTGGACAGGCCGGTCTTCGCCGACGGCCTGCTGCAAAGCGCCGCATGGCAGAGACTGGCGGCGGTGCTGGAGATGATCGCCGCCGAATACACGGAGGCGCAGGCCGGCAACGACAAGGTCCTGCCGGCGCTGATCGCCGTCGCGCTCTCCCACATCGCGCGTCTCGCACCGGCGACAATTGCCGCCGCACCGTCTTCCGATGCGTCGCTGGCGATAGGCTTGCGCCGCCTCGTCGATGCGCATTTCCGCGACAACTGGCCGGTCGAGCGCTATGTCGAGAGCCTTGCCACCACACCGCATCTTCTCGACAAGGCCAGCCGAGCGGTGCTGGGCAGCGGCGTCAAGCGGGTCGTCAGCGAACGCCGGCTGCTGGAGGCCAAACGGCTGCTGCTGTTCACCGTGCGCACGGTCGAGGACATCGCCTACGAGATCGGCTTCGACGATCCGGCCTATTTTTCCAGGTTTTTTCGTGAGCGGGTCGGTGAAGCGCCCGCCGCCTGGCGGCGGAGGCAGTTGCAACAGAGTTGA